The proteins below come from a single bacterium BMS3Abin14 genomic window:
- the mltF gene encoding membrane-bound lytic murein transglycosylase F precursor codes for MKKRLTVILFLVLPVFLVVVTENQAGADIYRYVDKKGVVNFTDSPGNAGRSGYEVYLREDVSRPLRAIGYYPYRDEVRNASSLYKIDEPLLRAVMEVESDYNRFAISSTGARGLMQLMPDTMRYLGVRNPYDPKQSIMAGARYLKGLMGRFSGNISLALAAYNAGAGNVVKYGQIPPFPQTQRYVMKVMTRYRTYSGIIE; via the coding sequence TTGAAGAAGCGTTTGACAGTCATCCTTTTCCTGGTTCTTCCGGTTTTCCTTGTCGTGGTCACGGAAAACCAGGCCGGTGCGGATATCTACCGTTATGTTGATAAAAAGGGGGTTGTAAACTTCACGGACAGCCCAGGGAACGCAGGGCGCTCCGGATACGAGGTTTATCTCAGGGAGGATGTTTCCAGGCCCCTTCGAGCGATCGGCTACTATCCTTACCGTGACGAGGTGCGGAATGCCTCCAGTTTGTACAAGATCGATGAACCGCTCCTTCGTGCCGTCATGGAGGTGGAATCCGATTACAACCGTTTTGCGATTTCCAGCACCGGGGCCAGGGGGCTTATGCAGCTGATGCCGGACACAATGAGGTACCTGGGCGTCAGGAACCCCTACGATCCAAAGCAGAGCATCATGGCCGGCGCCAGGTACCTGAAGGGTCTCATGGGGAGGTTTTCCGGCAACATCTCCCTCGCCCTCGCAGCCTATAATGCCGGAGCTGGAAATGTGGTGAAATATGGTCAGATCCCTCCCTTTCCGCAGACCCAACGGTACGTAATGAAGGTGATGACCCGTTACCGAACCTACTCGGGAATAATCGAGTAG
- the pgsA gene encoding CDP-diacylglycerol--glycerol-3-phosphate 3-phosphatidyltransferase: MPFNTIPNWFTISRILFLPAILVLASFPEKGFGVAAAIVFSIAAITDFLDGYIARKTGQVSDFGKLVDPIADKIIVASAMIMLVHLDRIPAWMVALIISREFAVSGLRAFAGTKNVVVAARLTGKVKMTLQVLAVIGLLVNYHLWGFPFGEVGFILFLAAFAATMWSGYEYFADFFKGYRDWSGDVPG; the protein is encoded by the coding sequence ATGCCCTTCAATACTATTCCAAACTGGTTTACCATCAGCCGCATTCTCTTTCTGCCGGCCATTCTCGTTCTCGCTTCCTTTCCCGAAAAGGGTTTCGGTGTCGCCGCGGCTATCGTGTTTTCCATTGCCGCCATCACCGATTTTCTCGATGGGTATATTGCCCGAAAGACCGGGCAGGTAAGTGATTTTGGAAAGCTTGTTGATCCCATTGCCGACAAGATTATCGTGGCTTCGGCCATGATTATGCTCGTTCACCTCGACAGAATCCCGGCCTGGATGGTGGCCCTCATCATCTCCAGGGAATTCGCGGTTTCCGGCCTGCGGGCATTTGCAGGGACAAAAAACGTGGTTGTCGCAGCCAGGTTGACCGGGAAGGTCAAGATGACCCTCCAGGTCCTTGCCGTCATAGGGCTTCTGGTCAACTATCACCTTTGGGGTTTCCCCTTCGGGGAGGTTGGATTCATCCTCTTCCTGGCGGCTTTCGCCGCCACAATGTGGTCCGGATACGAGTACTTCGCCGATTTTTTCAAGGGTTACCGGGACTGGTCCGGGGATGTCCCCGGCTAA
- the fnr gene encoding anaerobic regulatory protein, protein MKSWSLEEKADGMGRFPLFSGLDRTLLLELARLCRIVSIRKKAVLFREGDPAIGFYLLVEGKMKLSKISAGGKEQIIHFVNAGSSFAEAALYTEQRYPVFAEALEDCTLIFVPRDRFAQMLGDNRELAVNLVGHLAQFLHQLAKKVEELSLMDATGRMCRFLAANMDSDTGIVRLSMGKGQTASSLGIAVETFSRTLARLKSDGVIKEASPGVMQVLDPETLKELAL, encoded by the coding sequence GTGAAATCATGGTCTCTTGAGGAAAAAGCGGACGGAATGGGGCGCTTTCCCCTGTTTTCAGGGTTGGACAGAACCCTGCTTCTGGAACTTGCGCGCCTTTGCCGAATCGTCTCCATCCGGAAAAAGGCTGTACTCTTTCGGGAGGGGGACCCCGCGATCGGGTTTTATCTCCTGGTTGAGGGAAAGATGAAACTTTCCAAGATTAGCGCTGGGGGAAAAGAGCAGATCATTCATTTCGTCAATGCCGGTTCGTCCTTTGCCGAGGCGGCCCTGTACACTGAGCAGCGATACCCCGTCTTTGCCGAGGCCCTGGAGGACTGTACTCTTATTTTCGTGCCAAGGGACCGATTTGCCCAAATGCTTGGCGACAACAGGGAACTGGCGGTCAACCTTGTGGGCCATCTTGCGCAGTTTCTCCATCAACTGGCAAAAAAGGTCGAGGAACTGTCTCTCATGGATGCCACCGGCCGTATGTGCCGGTTCCTCGCCGCCAACATGGACTCTGACACCGGCATTGTCCGGCTCTCAATGGGGAAAGGTCAGACGGCCTCAAGCCTTGGAATTGCAGTAGAAACCTTCTCCAGAACCCTGGCCAGGCTTAAATCTGACGGGGTTATCAAGGAGGCGTCGCCGGGGGTCATGCAGGTTCTCGATCCCGAGACCCTGAAGGAACTTGCGCTGTGA
- the rpfG_12 gene encoding cyclic di-GMP phosphodiesterase response regulator RpfG, translating into MSWKPRIIVVTADPEELLSLSAQLLGADYDVVQGMSIQEAEDEIGRTVPHLIIMDPGLKGFSAESLDHMLKRFSGHAQVPMLYLIGKNGQPEVADFIREGVDDTISRPVSSLELTTRCRSLLRNRQLLGQIRLQEIFLRRKGLKPFSPHKKKPDVLVLEDAGEQRNRIAETLTALKCTTTKVDTPREALELVTHSAPDMVILDILFPEKDGFDLCRYLKGNSATRNIPLLMLTAVPELDNRILGLDFGPDDYLVKPAADLEIQTRIRRLLTRKSGYDRIYSNFQTLIREDLADPFSGYAKEEYFTFYLPEMLQWSRTAVLPLTISVLKLRSVADLQLSAQTLNRSLRGLDTVFRTGDLELVMAFPETPLSKAKHVHQRILSLLENEGLPRESFLMGSVSTPEDGWEPRNLIATMKHRATVDEMGQDRKKRAQGEKVLVLSNNGSGAALARTLFSLGLAGSEAVTIDDLKEAGSQFADILILESDKDQGAETLKVIRSLPMGKNLPILWKLLNPFTVNEKTLGQLADDYVPHGVEAAYLAHRARQLMARHEDKNNRGRIEGVLNQLVALSESGDPTMRGHANRVAGAAVKLGMRLNLSSEELDTLRHGSHLHDIGKIFVPDSILKKRGMLDPEEYAVMKSHPKVGSAIVREIPFLADALPIIKLHHERADGGGYPEGLVGDQIPLLSRIVTVVDIYDSLITSRSYRPRFSREEAADILLNESEQGMWDSYLVDQFMRMINTQ; encoded by the coding sequence GTGTCCTGGAAACCTCGTATAATAGTCGTAACGGCGGATCCTGAGGAGCTGCTGTCCCTTTCGGCTCAACTCCTCGGAGCCGATTACGATGTGGTCCAGGGGATGAGCATCCAGGAGGCCGAAGATGAAATCGGCCGCACGGTACCCCACCTGATCATCATGGACCCTGGTTTAAAAGGGTTTTCAGCCGAATCCCTCGATCACATGCTCAAACGGTTCAGCGGGCATGCCCAGGTTCCAATGCTTTATCTTATCGGTAAAAACGGACAACCCGAGGTGGCCGATTTCATCCGTGAAGGGGTGGATGACACCATTTCAAGGCCCGTCTCATCCCTTGAGCTTACCACCCGATGCCGTTCTCTCCTCAGAAACCGGCAGCTCCTCGGGCAAATCCGTCTCCAGGAGATATTTCTCAGAAGAAAGGGATTAAAACCTTTTTCCCCCCACAAAAAAAAACCCGACGTACTGGTGTTGGAGGACGCAGGCGAACAGCGCAACCGCATTGCGGAGACACTCACCGCGTTGAAATGCACCACGACCAAGGTGGACACCCCTCGTGAGGCCCTGGAGCTGGTGACCCATTCCGCACCCGATATGGTAATTCTCGACATTCTTTTCCCTGAGAAAGATGGATTTGACCTGTGCCGCTATCTTAAAGGCAATTCCGCTACAAGGAACATCCCCCTGCTGATGTTAACCGCTGTCCCGGAGCTCGACAACCGGATTCTCGGGCTTGACTTCGGACCGGATGACTATCTGGTCAAGCCGGCGGCGGACCTGGAGATCCAGACCAGGATCAGGCGGCTGTTGACACGTAAATCCGGTTACGACCGGATTTACAGCAACTTTCAAACCCTTATTCGCGAGGATCTTGCCGACCCGTTTTCCGGCTACGCCAAGGAAGAATATTTCACCTTCTACCTCCCGGAGATGCTTCAGTGGAGCCGGACCGCTGTTCTCCCACTCACCATCTCCGTTCTCAAGCTTCGATCGGTGGCCGATCTCCAGTTATCGGCACAGACCCTCAACAGATCACTCAGGGGTCTGGACACCGTTTTCAGGACAGGGGACCTGGAACTGGTGATGGCATTTCCTGAGACGCCTTTATCCAAAGCCAAACATGTCCATCAACGCATCCTCTCACTCCTGGAAAACGAGGGGCTTCCCAGGGAGTCCTTCCTCATGGGCAGCGTTTCCACGCCCGAGGATGGATGGGAGCCGCGGAATCTCATCGCCACCATGAAACACCGGGCCACGGTTGACGAGATGGGACAGGACCGGAAAAAACGAGCACAGGGGGAAAAGGTCCTTGTCCTGAGCAACAACGGCTCAGGAGCAGCCCTTGCGAGGACGCTGTTTTCCCTCGGTCTGGCCGGAAGCGAGGCTGTAACGATAGATGATCTCAAGGAGGCAGGATCTCAGTTTGCTGACATTCTTATCCTGGAGAGCGACAAGGATCAGGGAGCAGAAACCTTGAAAGTTATCCGGTCGCTTCCCATGGGAAAAAATCTTCCCATCCTCTGGAAGCTGCTGAACCCATTCACCGTTAACGAAAAAACTCTGGGGCAGCTGGCGGACGATTACGTTCCCCATGGAGTCGAGGCAGCCTATCTCGCCCACCGGGCCAGACAGCTCATGGCAAGGCATGAGGACAAAAACAACAGAGGCAGGATCGAAGGTGTTTTGAACCAACTGGTTGCCCTGTCGGAATCCGGCGATCCAACCATGAGAGGCCATGCAAACCGCGTGGCAGGGGCCGCCGTGAAACTGGGCATGCGCCTCAACCTGTCATCGGAAGAGCTGGACACCCTTCGGCATGGCTCCCATCTTCACGATATAGGAAAAATATTCGTGCCCGACAGCATTCTCAAAAAGCGTGGAATGCTTGACCCGGAGGAGTACGCGGTGATGAAATCGCACCCGAAGGTCGGTTCCGCCATCGTACGCGAGATTCCTTTCCTGGCCGACGCCCTCCCCATCATCAAGCTTCATCACGAGAGAGCCGATGGCGGCGGATACCCCGAGGGGCTGGTCGGGGATCAGATTCCTCTCCTTTCACGCATCGTCACTGTCGTGGATATCTACGATTCACTGATAACAAGCCGCAGCTACCGCCCACGATTTTCCAGGGAAGAGGCGGCGGATATTCTTCTGAACGAATCCGAACAGGGTATGTGGGACAGCTATCTGGTGGACCAGTTCATGAGAATGATCAACACACAGTAA
- the otsB_2 gene encoding trehalose-phosphate phosphatase, which produces MVIKSPPVFVGRTGRFPVLIVNGSVYRKADWEDFAGGAILDRTGRHRVDKLWDDLRAAGHDKRVLMLDYDGTLSPLDVYRRKVFPYEGVREELSAVIESRCCRLVIISGRWTMDLVQLLGIDPLPEIWGCHGMERLFPDGHLTTGDILEEEMRGFVEADEWAGEAGMGAICERKPGCVVLHFAGAAGESDRVFEAARNAWLRIAKRRGLVLNDFYGGIELRPPGHDKGNAVRAVLDEVGIDAVSAYLGDGLSDEDAFKAINGRGLGVLVREEWRATGAQAWIRPPGQLLEFLRKWAQICGDS; this is translated from the coding sequence ATGGTCATAAAAAGCCCACCTGTCTTTGTGGGGCGCACAGGCAGGTTCCCGGTTTTAATAGTAAACGGGTCGGTATATCGAAAAGCAGATTGGGAGGATTTTGCCGGAGGGGCGATTTTGGACAGGACAGGGCGCCATCGGGTAGACAAACTCTGGGATGACCTGCGGGCGGCAGGGCATGATAAGAGGGTCCTGATGCTGGATTACGACGGAACCCTGTCGCCCCTTGATGTCTACCGAAGAAAGGTATTTCCCTATGAGGGCGTCAGGGAGGAGTTGAGCGCCGTCATAGAAAGCAGGTGCTGCCGCCTCGTTATCATCAGCGGGCGCTGGACTATGGACCTGGTCCAACTTCTGGGCATAGACCCCCTTCCCGAAATATGGGGCTGTCATGGCATGGAGCGGCTTTTTCCAGATGGGCACCTGACTACCGGCGATATCCTTGAGGAGGAAATGAGGGGGTTTGTCGAGGCCGATGAGTGGGCCGGAGAGGCCGGGATGGGGGCGATATGCGAACGGAAACCGGGGTGTGTGGTGCTCCATTTTGCCGGTGCAGCCGGTGAGTCCGACAGGGTTTTTGAGGCCGCCAGGAATGCGTGGTTGCGTATTGCAAAACGAAGGGGCCTGGTCCTTAATGATTTTTACGGCGGGATCGAACTGAGGCCTCCCGGCCACGACAAGGGAAATGCCGTCAGAGCTGTACTCGATGAGGTAGGAATCGATGCGGTATCGGCCTATCTTGGGGACGGTCTTTCGGATGAGGACGCATTCAAGGCGATTAATGGGAGGGGGTTGGGTGTGCTGGTGAGGGAAGAGTGGAGGGCCACCGGTGCGCAGGCATGGATCAGGCCGCCGGGCCAACTCCTTGAATTTCTTAGAAAGTGGGCTCAAATCTGTGGAGATTCATAG
- the ynaI gene encoding low conductance mechanosensitive channel YnaI yields MSNYFSVFETIVLGNSIWRWLTAGVVLVIVYIALRLCVKVVARYLGKLAERTESTLDDFIVDLLKARTKHLFFFVFALYAATLALSLPGRIALLITDAAIISIALQVGLWGNGVVNYFISRRASRDENKQLNLEAYSVITVIARAVLWTAILLLALQHLGVKVTALVAGLGVSGIAVALAVQNILGDLFASLSIVFDRPFVIGDFIVVGDLAGTVEHVGLKTTRLRSLSGEQLIFSNNDLLSSRIQNYRRMNERRVVFSLGVTYQTTAGNLEAIPGWIRDIIQSQEKVRFDRAHFKTYGDFSLNYEVVYYVLGRDYALYMDIQQDLNLAIFRKFEEKGVEFAYPTQTVFVEKS; encoded by the coding sequence ATGTCGAATTACTTTAGTGTGTTTGAAACCATTGTTTTGGGAAACAGCATCTGGCGGTGGCTAACTGCCGGTGTTGTCCTGGTGATTGTTTACATAGCGCTGAGGTTGTGCGTAAAGGTTGTCGCCCGTTATCTCGGGAAACTTGCCGAAAGGACTGAATCAACGCTGGACGATTTTATCGTTGATCTTCTGAAGGCCAGGACGAAACACCTCTTTTTCTTTGTTTTTGCCCTGTACGCTGCGACGCTGGCCCTCAGTCTTCCCGGCCGGATAGCGTTGCTGATCACCGATGCCGCCATCATCTCCATCGCACTCCAGGTGGGCCTGTGGGGCAACGGGGTCGTCAACTACTTCATCTCCCGCCGGGCTTCACGCGACGAGAATAAGCAGCTGAACCTGGAGGCCTATTCGGTTATCACCGTCATCGCCCGCGCGGTCCTGTGGACGGCTATCCTTCTTCTCGCTCTCCAGCATCTCGGCGTGAAGGTTACGGCCCTTGTTGCAGGCCTGGGTGTCAGCGGCATCGCGGTGGCCCTCGCGGTCCAGAACATACTCGGCGATCTCTTCGCCTCCCTTTCCATCGTTTTCGACAGACCTTTCGTAATCGGTGATTTTATCGTGGTGGGTGACCTGGCGGGGACCGTGGAACACGTAGGTCTGAAGACTACCAGACTCAGGAGCCTTTCCGGAGAGCAGCTCATTTTTTCCAATAATGACCTTCTGAGCAGCAGGATACAGAACTACCGCCGGATGAACGAAAGGCGGGTGGTCTTTTCCCTTGGAGTTACCTACCAGACCACCGCCGGGAATCTGGAGGCTATCCCGGGCTGGATTCGGGATATCATTCAATCACAGGAGAAAGTACGTTTCGACAGGGCACACTTCAAAACCTACGGGGATTTTTCTCTTAACTACGAGGTTGTCTACTACGTTCTCGGCAGGGATTATGCCCTTTATATGGATATCCAGCAGGATCTCAATCTGGCGATATTCCGGAAGTTCGAGGAAAAGGGTGTGGAGTTCGCCTATCCGACGCAGACGGTGTTCGTAGAAAAGTCATGA
- the flr gene encoding flavoredoxin — protein sequence MKKRSVKPSTFLCPAPVVLVTCQDKGGRPNIITIAWAGIICSDPPMVSISIRPSRYSHGIIKETGQFVVNIPPVEIIRKVDLCGIISGKNVDKFKEAGLTAAPAEKVSPPLIEECSVALECSLTEIVPLGIHDMFLGEIVATHVAEDAFDEDGKIRMGIINPLAFLPPDRSYRSLGDALGSYGYSRKD from the coding sequence ATGAAGAAACGATCAGTTAAACCCTCAACATTCCTGTGCCCGGCTCCAGTCGTCCTGGTTACCTGTCAGGACAAGGGGGGGCGACCCAACATCATCACCATCGCCTGGGCAGGCATCATCTGTTCCGACCCTCCCATGGTGAGCATAAGCATCAGGCCCAGCCGCTACTCCCACGGCATCATCAAGGAGACAGGCCAGTTTGTGGTCAATATCCCCCCTGTGGAGATTATCAGAAAGGTTGACCTCTGCGGCATCATCTCCGGGAAGAACGTGGACAAATTCAAGGAAGCAGGCCTGACCGCTGCCCCGGCCGAAAAGGTGTCCCCTCCCCTCATCGAGGAGTGTTCCGTCGCGCTCGAGTGCAGCCTTACCGAAATAGTCCCGCTGGGGATTCACGACATGTTTCTGGGGGAGATCGTGGCGACCCATGTTGCCGAGGATGCTTTCGACGAGGATGGAAAGATCAGGATGGGGATAATCAACCCCCTGGCCTTTTTACCGCCGGACCGTTCCTACAGGTCGCTGGGGGACGCTTTGGGAAGTTACGGGTACAGCCGGAAGGATTGA
- the glnQ_2 gene encoding glutamine transport ATP-binding protein GlnQ: MIDVRDISKTFYTTHQVDALTDVSMHVDRGEVVVIMGPSGSGKSTLLRCLNHLETVDKGEVVIDGISLTDLETNINKVRAEVGMVFQSFNLFPHMTVLGNVTIAQTKVRGRSTRAAEEIAMKLLEKVGIPEKAPVHPGQLSGGQQQRVAIARALAMQPKIMLFDEPTSALDPEMIGEVLDVMKTLAREGMTMVCVTHEMGFAKEVADRTIFMDEGKIVEVGTPQDIFNNPRNERTKLFLAQIL, encoded by the coding sequence ATGATTGATGTACGGGACATCTCCAAGACCTTCTACACCACTCATCAGGTCGACGCCCTGACCGATGTCTCCATGCACGTCGACAGGGGCGAGGTGGTGGTCATCATGGGTCCCTCCGGCTCAGGGAAAAGCACACTCCTGCGCTGCCTGAACCATCTGGAGACTGTTGACAAAGGGGAGGTCGTTATCGACGGAATCTCGCTCACCGATCTCGAAACCAATATAAACAAGGTCCGGGCGGAAGTGGGTATGGTTTTCCAAAGCTTCAACCTCTTTCCCCATATGACTGTATTGGGCAACGTAACCATCGCCCAGACAAAGGTCCGGGGGCGATCCACCAGGGCGGCCGAGGAGATCGCCATGAAGCTGCTGGAAAAGGTGGGGATCCCCGAGAAAGCTCCTGTCCACCCGGGGCAGCTGTCGGGCGGTCAGCAGCAGCGGGTGGCTATAGCCAGGGCGCTTGCCATGCAGCCAAAGATCATGCTCTTTGACGAACCAACCTCGGCTCTGGATCCGGAGATGATCGGTGAGGTTCTGGATGTCATGAAAACGCTGGCACGCGAGGGGATGACCATGGTTTGCGTCACCCATGAGATGGGTTTCGCGAAAGAGGTGGCCGACAGGACTATATTCATGGACGAGGGAAAAATCGTAGAGGTTGGAACGCCTCAGGACATATTCAACAATCCCCGGAACGAACGTACAAAGCTGTTCCTTGCACAGATACTGTGA
- the glnM gene encoding putative glutamine ABC transporter permease protein GlnM — protein MNALKRLSRDVRVRHSISWSILVLVLLGMVLGIGRATEKIDYIWQWQRMPRYLYFHKQIDITATDPGTVSAIRDDGKDRVVVLRTFDGKDETYRVPAGEVEVYEGDNLDSGDVIGSYKKWVPGILLIGLWLTLKMSFISVILAVFIGLITGLARISSSPAPKWLAIGYIELIRGTPLLVQIYIFYFFIGQLFSLSNEVAGILALSFFAGAYVAEIVRAGIQSIHRGQMEAARSLGMTYPQAMQFIILPQALKRIMPPLAGQFISLIKDSSLVSIIAITDLTKAGREIATSTFNPFEAFFTVAALYLMLTFSLSMFVQYLERRYATID, from the coding sequence TTGAATGCTTTAAAACGCCTGTCCCGTGATGTAAGGGTTCGACACAGCATCTCCTGGAGTATCCTCGTCCTCGTTCTCCTCGGCATGGTCCTCGGAATCGGAAGGGCCACAGAAAAGATTGATTACATCTGGCAATGGCAGCGAATGCCCCGATATCTCTATTTCCATAAACAGATAGATATAACGGCAACGGACCCTGGCACTGTCTCGGCCATCAGGGATGACGGGAAAGACAGAGTGGTCGTCCTGCGCACTTTCGACGGAAAGGACGAAACGTACCGGGTGCCTGCCGGAGAAGTAGAGGTTTACGAGGGCGACAACCTGGATTCAGGGGATGTCATCGGATCATATAAAAAATGGGTGCCGGGAATTCTCCTCATCGGTCTATGGCTCACCCTTAAAATGTCCTTCATTTCGGTTATCCTGGCGGTGTTCATCGGACTCATTACCGGTCTTGCGCGCATATCCTCCAGCCCCGCGCCCAAATGGCTGGCCATAGGATACATCGAACTGATCCGTGGGACCCCTCTTCTGGTCCAGATCTACATCTTCTACTTCTTCATCGGACAGCTATTCTCACTGTCCAACGAGGTTGCCGGAATCCTGGCCCTCTCCTTCTTCGCCGGCGCGTACGTGGCGGAGATCGTGCGAGCCGGGATCCAGTCCATTCACAGGGGACAGATGGAGGCCGCCAGGTCCCTTGGCATGACCTATCCCCAGGCCATGCAGTTCATAATTCTTCCACAGGCTCTCAAACGCATAATGCCGCCTCTGGCGGGCCAGTTCATATCACTTATCAAGGACTCGTCCCTGGTATCGATAATTGCCATTACCGATCTCACCAAGGCGGGCCGCGAGATCGCGACCTCGACGTTCAACCCATTCGAGGCCTTCTTTACCGTGGCGGCCCTCTATCTCATGCTGACCTTCTCCCTTTCCATGTTCGTCCAGTACCTCGAGAGGAGGTATGCGACTATTGATTGA
- the fliY gene encoding cystine-binding periplasmic protein precursor: protein MKRFAALLTLAAVLVLPSLPVHAANIDLAKSSTLESIIRSGTLRVGLETGYLPFEMRDKRGDIVGFDVSMAKEMAKSMGVKLKLVNTAWDGIIPALLTNKFDIIMSGMTITQERNLKINFVNPYIIVGQTILISKKLEGKVKSYRDLNNKKYTVVSKLGTTGEQATKRLIPKANYKSFETEPEAAMEVINGRADAFVYDLPYCSVFFAQKGQGKLVFLDKPFTFEPLGWAVKKGDPDFLNWLNNFLRQVKGDGRYDRIYNKWIIGTDWVKTVQ, encoded by the coding sequence ATGAAACGTTTCGCCGCTTTATTAACACTTGCCGCTGTTCTTGTTCTTCCGTCACTGCCGGTGCATGCCGCTAACATCGATCTGGCCAAGAGTTCAACCCTTGAGTCAATCATTCGATCAGGCACCCTGCGCGTCGGGCTGGAGACGGGATATCTCCCATTTGAAATGAGGGACAAAAGAGGAGATATCGTCGGTTTTGACGTTAGCATGGCCAAAGAGATGGCCAAGTCCATGGGCGTAAAACTGAAGCTCGTCAACACTGCCTGGGACGGTATTATCCCCGCCCTTTTAACGAACAAATTCGACATCATCATGAGCGGCATGACCATAACCCAGGAGAGAAACCTGAAGATCAACTTTGTTAATCCATATATCATCGTCGGGCAGACTATCCTCATCTCCAAAAAACTGGAGGGCAAGGTCAAAAGTTACAGGGACCTGAACAATAAAAAATACACGGTGGTTTCCAAGCTGGGAACCACCGGGGAACAGGCGACCAAGAGGCTCATCCCGAAAGCCAACTACAAAAGTTTCGAAACTGAACCTGAAGCTGCCATGGAGGTCATCAACGGCCGCGCTGACGCCTTCGTGTATGATCTGCCGTACTGCTCGGTTTTCTTCGCCCAGAAGGGTCAGGGAAAGCTGGTGTTCCTTGATAAGCCTTTCACCTTCGAGCCTCTCGGGTGGGCGGTCAAGAAGGGTGATCCGGATTTTCTCAACTGGTTGAACAATTTCCTGCGCCAGGTCAAAGGGGATGGCCGCTACGACCGGATCTACAATAAGTGGATCATCGGCACCGACTGGGTAAAGACCGTCCAGTAA
- the rplM gene encoding 50S ribosomal protein L13, producing MKTFSAKKEEVQRRWVVVDAEDAVLGRLASQVASIIRGKNKPIFTPHVDTGDFVIVVNAEKVRLTGNKLDQKFYYRHSGYPGGIKGVSARDLLQKKPEMLVRNAVRGMLPKNRLGRQMIGKLKIYAGPEHPHEAQQPRKVSI from the coding sequence ATGAAAACGTTCAGTGCAAAAAAGGAAGAGGTTCAAAGGCGGTGGGTCGTTGTGGATGCTGAGGATGCCGTTCTCGGAAGGCTCGCTTCCCAGGTTGCCAGCATCATCAGGGGAAAGAACAAACCGATTTTTACTCCCCATGTGGACACGGGTGATTTTGTTATAGTTGTGAACGCCGAAAAGGTCCGGTTGACCGGCAATAAACTTGATCAGAAGTTTTACTATCGCCACTCCGGCTATCCAGGCGGCATCAAGGGTGTCTCCGCCCGGGACCTGCTTCAAAAAAAGCCTGAAATGCTGGTCAGGAATGCCGTTCGGGGGATGCTTCCCAAAAACAGGCTTGGCAGACAGATGATAGGTAAACTGAAGATATACGCAGGACCGGAGCATCCCCATGAGGCACAGCAGCCCAGGAAAGTCTCCATTTGA
- the rpsI gene encoding 30S ribosomal protein S9 — MEQTTYYGTGKRKTSIARVWLKEGDGKIHINRKEADGYLGRETLKMIIMQPFDVTGTVGQFDVNVTVKGGGVSGQAGAIKHGISRALLNISGEYRKPLKKAGYLTRDAREVERKKYGQKGARARFQFSKR; from the coding sequence ATGGAACAGACGACATACTACGGGACAGGGAAAAGAAAGACCTCCATTGCGCGCGTATGGCTGAAGGAGGGGGATGGAAAGATCCATATCAACAGGAAAGAAGCTGACGGATATCTGGGCAGGGAAACCCTGAAGATGATAATCATGCAGCCCTTCGATGTGACGGGGACCGTTGGACAGTTTGATGTCAATGTCACTGTCAAGGGCGGCGGTGTCAGCGGCCAGGCCGGGGCCATAAAACATGGTATCAGCAGGGCCCTCCTTAACATCTCGGGCGAATACAGGAAGCCGCTTAAAAAAGCGGGATATCTGACCAGGGACGCTCGAGAGGTTGAGCGTAAGAAGTATGGACAGAAGGGCGCCCGTGCGAGGTTCCAGTTCTCCAAACGTTGA